From the Kogia breviceps isolate mKogBre1 chromosome 3, mKogBre1 haplotype 1, whole genome shotgun sequence genome, one window contains:
- the TSSK4 gene encoding testis-specific serine/threonine-protein kinase 4, whose protein sequence is MGKGDTLEAPSTSVYRSVMEEYGYEVGKVIGSGSYGTVYEAYYTKQKVMVAIKIISKKKASEDYLNKFLPREIQVMKVLRHKYLINFYQAIETTSRVYIILELVQGGDVLEWIQHYGACSEPLAGKWFSQMTLGIAYLHSKGIVHRPLLTPSLSAAGRDLKLENLLLDKRENVKISDFGFAKMVPSSQSVRSSPSYRQGNGSSHLSQTYCGSFAYACPEVLLGLPYNPFLSDTWSMGVILYTLVVARLPFDDTNLKKLLRETQKEVTFPPNYAISQDCKNLVLQTLCQATKRATILDIIRDPWVLKFQLEQPTHEIRLLEAMCQPPSNNRHQSLEIST, encoded by the exons ATGGGGAAGGGAGACACCTTGGAAGCACCATCCACCTCGGTCTACCGCTCTGTCATGGAGGAATATGGTTACGAAGTGGGCAAAGTCATTGGCAGTGGCTCCTATGGGACAGTGTATGAGGCTTACTACACAAAGCAGAAAGTCATGGTGGCTATCAAGATCATCTCAAAGAAGAAGGCCTCTGAGGACTATCTTAACAAGTTCTTGCCCCGTGAGATACAG GTAATGAAGGTCCTGCGGCACAAGTATCTCATCAACTTCTATCAGGCCATCGAGACCACATCCCGGGTGTACATCATTCTGGAGCTGGTTCAGGGTGGTGACGTCCTTGAGTGGATCCAGCACTATGGGGCCTGCTCTGAGCCCCTTGCTGGCAAGTGGTTCTCCCAGATGACCCTGGGCATCGCCTACCTGCACAGCAAGGGCATCGTGCACCG CCCTCTCCTGACCCCCAGCCTTTCTGCTGCTGGTAGGGACTTAAAGTTGGAGAACCTGTTGCTGGACAAGCGGGAGAACGTGAAGATATCGGACTTTGGCTTCGCCAAGATGGTGCCTTCTAGCCAGTCTGTGCGGAGTAGCCCTTCTTACCGCCAAGGGAACGGCTCTAGCCACCTCAGCCAGACCTACTGTGGCAGCTTTGCTTATGCCTGCCCAGAGGTATTGCTAGGCCTGCCCTACAACCCTTTCCTGTCTGACACCTGGAGCATGGGCGTCATCCTCTACACACTAGTGGTTGCCCGTCTGCCCTTCGATGACACCAATCTCAAGAAACTGCTGAGAGAGACTCAGAAGGAGGTCACTTTTCCACCTAACTATGCCATCTCCCAGGATTGTAAG AACCTGGTCCTCCAGACACTATGCCAAGCCACCAAGCGTGCCACCATCCTGGACATCATCAGGGATCCCTGGGTGCTCAAGTTCCAGCTTGAGCAACCCACCCATGAGATCAGGCTGCTTGAGGCCATGTGCCAGCCCCCCAGCAACAATCGTCACCAATCCTTGGAAATCAGTACCTGA
- the CHMP4A gene encoding charged multivesicular body protein 4a isoform X1, with product MSGLGRLFGREKKERGPTPEEAIQKLKETEKILIKKQEFLEQKIEQELQTAKKHGTKNKRAALQALRRKKRLEQQLAQTDGTLSTLEFQREAIENATTNAEVLRTMELAAQGMKKAYQDMDIDKVDELMADITEQQEVAQQISDAISRPVGFGDDVDEDELLEELEELEQEELAQELLHVGDKEEEPPVTLPSVPSTHLPAGPAPKTDEDEEALKQLAEWVS from the exons ATGAGTGGGCTCGGCCGGCTCTTCGGGAGGG AAAAGAAGGAGAGGGGGCCAACCCCTGAAGAGGCAATACAGAAACTGAAGGAGACGGAGAAGATATTGATCAAAAAACAGGAATTTCTGGAGCAGAAGATTGAACAGGAGCTACAAACTGCCAAGAAGCATGGGACCAAGAATAAGAGAG CCGCCCTACAGGCTTTGCGGAGGAAGAAAAGGTTGGAACAGCAGCTGGCACAAACAGACGGGACATTATCCACCCTGGAGTTTCAGCGTGAGGCCATTGAGAATGCCACCACCAATGCAGAAGTGCTTCGTACCATGGAGCTTGCTGCCCAAGGCATGAAGAAGGCCTACCAGGACAT GGACATTGACAAGGTGGATGAACTGATGGCTGACATCACAGAACAACAGGAGGTGGCCCAGCAGATCTCAGATGCCATTTCTCGACCCGTGGGATTTGGAGATGATGTGGATGAG GATGAACTGTTGGAGGAGCTAGAGGAGCTGGAGCAGGAGGAATTGGCCCAAGAGTTGTTACATGTGGGCGACAAGGAGGAGGAACCCCCAGTCACACTGCCTAGTGTACCCTCTACACATCTTCCTGCAGGGCCAG CTCCCAAAACGGATGAAGATGAAGAAGCACTAAAGCAGTTGGCTGAGTGGGTGTCCTGA
- the CHMP4A gene encoding charged multivesicular body protein 4a isoform X2 — translation MSGLGRLFGREKKERGPTPEEAIQKLKETEKILIKKQEFLEQKIEQELQTAKKHGTKNKRAALQALRRKKRLEQQLAQTDGTLSTLEFQREAIENATTNAEVLRTMELAAQGMKKAYQDMDIDKVDELMADITEQQEVAQQISDAISRPVGFGDDVDEDELLEELEELEQEELAQELLHVGDKEEEPPVTLPSVPSTHLPAGPVPSAKLKEHGLVGRSC, via the exons ATGAGTGGGCTCGGCCGGCTCTTCGGGAGGG AAAAGAAGGAGAGGGGGCCAACCCCTGAAGAGGCAATACAGAAACTGAAGGAGACGGAGAAGATATTGATCAAAAAACAGGAATTTCTGGAGCAGAAGATTGAACAGGAGCTACAAACTGCCAAGAAGCATGGGACCAAGAATAAGAGAG CCGCCCTACAGGCTTTGCGGAGGAAGAAAAGGTTGGAACAGCAGCTGGCACAAACAGACGGGACATTATCCACCCTGGAGTTTCAGCGTGAGGCCATTGAGAATGCCACCACCAATGCAGAAGTGCTTCGTACCATGGAGCTTGCTGCCCAAGGCATGAAGAAGGCCTACCAGGACAT GGACATTGACAAGGTGGATGAACTGATGGCTGACATCACAGAACAACAGGAGGTGGCCCAGCAGATCTCAGATGCCATTTCTCGACCCGTGGGATTTGGAGATGATGTGGATGAG GATGAACTGTTGGAGGAGCTAGAGGAGCTGGAGCAGGAGGAATTGGCCCAAGAGTTGTTACATGTGGGCGACAAGGAGGAGGAACCCCCAGTCACACTGCCTAGTGTACCCTCTACACATCTTCCTGCAGGGCCAG TGCCAAGTGCTAAGCTAAAGGAACATGGCCTTGTTGGGAGGTCCTGCTGA